Part of the Lotus japonicus ecotype B-129 chromosome 6, LjGifu_v1.2 genome, GCCGTTTCAAACATCATTATTTATGACGCTCTTTTGAAGCTCATTTGCTCATCAACTTTAAACATATGCCGGATCTTTTCAGATTTCAGAAATGTCCATCTATGATTTCATAGGTTTAAAGCGTAATAGTGTACTGCCTGCAGTTTAGTTGTATGGTTGATATGAAGTTGATAACAGACATGGATTTAACTTTAACTATTTAGGCGGCTGACATTTTATGAACTCTTTTGAGATGAATAATGTTTTTTACTCAGTGACTTCCGTATTTTTTCCTAGGTAAATGAGATTGCTTGGAACATGACAGGCGAGATGTTCTTTCTAACTACAGGAAATGGTGAGGTCATTGTTTGACTTTGCactttgtaaataattaatatcaaCTCAATACATTTTGTTTCAATGACTTTGTTTAAGGTAGAAAAAatatcttatattttatttacatGCTCACTTAGGGACTGTGGAAGTACTGACGTACCCATCTCTTCGACCTCTTGAAACCCTCATGGCTCATACAGCCGGTTGTTATTGCATTGCAATTGACCCAACAGGAAGGTATGTTTCTAGTGTTTGTTGTTTCTGGTCTTGCAAATTGCATTTGTATTAGCTAGGTAGGAAACGAATGTGCAATCTCTACTgatgcatttttattttatgcCTTCTTTCCTCCAATCTTCATTGTTAATATAAAAAAGTATATATAGAAATAACAGAATAGATATCCTTGTGCTATTGAAACAGATATTTTGCTGTTGGAAGTGCTGATTCCCTTGTCAGCCTGTGGGATATCTCACAGATGCTCTGTGTGCGCACCTTTACAAAGCTGGAGTAGGTTTATCTTGGCTTCCATGTTTGTGTATTCAGCTTTTGATTTTCAGGTATATTGATTGTATTGATTGTATTAAGCTCCTTCTGACCAATATGGAATGTTATGCTTCTCAGATGGCCTGTCCGTACAATCAGTTTCAATCATACTGGGGAACTTATTGCTTCAGCAAGTGAAGACTTGTTCATTGATATTGTAAGTTAtacatatcaattttttataacAGCAATGTTATATGTTACGGAGGAAAATCTTAAGAAATGCTGATGTGGCAAAGCTTAAATTGTTATTTGACAGAAATCGTGGGGTAGTGATAAGTGATAACTACCACTTACTTGTTGGGTTTCTTATCGTAACTTTTTAGTGTTttcctttttctatttttttttttctatcagtCTCAGTTATCCATCAAATATAATTTCCATAACGAATGATATTAAAAGCTTGCTACTTTATGCAACAGTCTAATGTTCAAACTGGACGAACAGTGCATCAGATTCCTTGTAGAGCTGCCATGAACAGCGTTGAGTGGAATCCTAAATACAATTTACTTGCATATGCTGGTGATGACAAAAACAAGTATCAGGCTGATGAAGGTATATGTTTTTAGCGCCTGCAAAGTGTTTATTACAAACATAAGAATCATGCGGCTGCAATTAACTCCTATGCATTTTCGTTGCAGGTGTTTTTCGAATTTTCGGTTTTGAAAATGCTTAGCATTGGCAGACCTGCCATTTTTACCTTAGTTGCTTGCAAACAAGGAAGAAAAGACTCTTGTTGCTTATCTGAATCTCTTACTGGTTGCAAGGACTGATCCCCTGGAGTTTGATTTGTAATCGGAATTAGATCATTTTTGTATTTAAAGctttttttctctgtttttatGGTAATCGGATGTTTGATTTAAGTGGGAGAGCTAGCTAGCCTTAAGCAGTCTTTGGTATGAGAGACTTGTGTATGGAAAAAAACTCTATTGCCCCACAAGGATGTGGATGTGCTCGAATAGTACTGCCGATGGAGGATACTTGTTTTATATACAAAATGATAACACTTGCTGCTCAAAAATTGTCTAAAGTGGCTAGATATTTTGCAAGGGAAGAAATATCTTGAAAAGACATATTTTCCTGTCTTCTCATTATGTCTCAGAATCTCAGAATCTTTGCTTTAGAATGTAACTTATTGTAAATTTGAGAAGGGCTTGTGTTTCCCATTTCAGTTCAAATATTGTCAATTCCAGAAGGATTTGCATGACTCAGTTTCAATTCAATTTCAGCAGGATGTCTCGGTTTCAATTCAAATATTGCTTGCTTAGATTTATTTGGAAAATACCTTTGAGTAAATGACATTTAGTTCATAAGATATTCAATAATGTGATGAAGAAAAATTGCTCTAAACTTGCTACAACTCTTGCAAGAGAAGAAGAAACCAGCCAAGTTATATTGTTTTGGCGCTTCCTAGATACTTCC contains:
- the LOC130722719 gene encoding THO complex subunit 3 isoform X3, producing the protein MVHSVAWNCIGTKLASGSVDQTARIWHVEQHGHGKVKDIELKGHTDSVDQLCWDPKHADLIATASGDKTVRLWDARSGKCSQQAELSGENINITYKPDGTHVAVGNRDDELTILDVRKFKPIHKRKFNYEVLTSFKFKPIHKRKFNYEVNEIAWNMTGEMFFLTTGNGTVEVLTYPSLRPLETLMAHTAGCYCIAIDPTGRYFAVGSADSLVSLWDISQMLCVRTFTKLEWPVRTISFNHTGELIASASEDLFIDISNVQTGRTVHQIPCRAAMNSVEWNPKYNLLAYAGDDKNKYQADEGVFRIFGFENA
- the LOC130722719 gene encoding THO complex subunit 3 isoform X2, translating into MEEQTPFKNLHSREYSGHKKKVHSVAWNCIGTKLASGSVDQTARIWHVEQHGHGKVKDIELKGHTDSVDQLCWDPKHADLIATASGDKTVRLWDARSGKCSQQAELSGENINITYKPDGTHVAVGNRDDELTILDVRKFKPIHKRKFNYEVNEIAWNMTGEMFFLTTGNGTVEVLTYPSLRPLETLMAHTAGCYCIAIDPTGRYFAVGSADSLVSLWDISQMLCVRTFTKLEWPVRTISFNHTGELIASASEDLFIDISNVQTGRTVHQIPCRAAMNSVEWNPKYNLLAYAGDDKNKYQADEGVFRIFGFENA